From Gammaproteobacteria bacterium, a single genomic window includes:
- the dtd gene encoding D-aminoacyl-tRNA deacylase, with protein MIGLLQRVSHASVTVGGDVVASIGRGLLVLVGVERGDGENQAKRLAARLVEYRVFPDAGGRMNVSVAAAGGSILLVPQFTLAADTRKGTRAGFSKAAEPAIGAALFDLLAREVEARGVPVARGRFGAEMDVALTNVGPVTFWLQVPPDGPRRGA; from the coding sequence GTGATCGGTCTGCTGCAGCGGGTCAGCCACGCGAGCGTGACCGTGGGCGGCGATGTCGTCGCGAGCATCGGCCGGGGGCTTCTCGTGCTCGTCGGCGTCGAGCGCGGAGACGGCGAGAACCAGGCGAAACGACTTGCGGCGCGGCTGGTCGAATACCGCGTGTTCCCGGACGCCGGCGGCCGCATGAACGTGAGCGTCGCGGCCGCCGGAGGGAGCATTCTGCTCGTGCCGCAGTTCACGCTCGCCGCGGACACGCGCAAGGGCACGCGGGCCGGGTTCTCGAAGGCGGCGGAGCCGGCGATCGGGGCGGCGCTGTTCGACCTGCTGGCCCGCGAGGTCGAGGCACGGGGCGTCCCCGTGGCCCGAGGGCGATTCGGCGCGGAGATGGACGTGGCGCTCACGAACGTCGGCCCCGTGACGTTTTGGCTGCAAGTCCCGCCGGACGGCCCCCGGCGAGGCGCCTGA
- a CDS encoding bacterial transcriptional activator domain-containing protein, with amino-acid sequence MDMTSNLEALIASGKDSAMVRLALASRYWEAGDLERALPHAEAAVEKDPEYSAAWKLLGKILGAAGREGEAIAAYRRGIEVAERRGDRQAAKEMQVFLKRLTPRA; translated from the coding sequence ATGGACATGACGTCGAATCTCGAAGCGCTGATCGCGAGCGGCAAGGATAGCGCGATGGTTCGCCTCGCTCTCGCGTCGCGCTACTGGGAGGCCGGGGACCTCGAGCGCGCATTGCCGCACGCCGAGGCCGCCGTCGAGAAGGACCCGGAGTACTCGGCGGCGTGGAAGCTGCTCGGCAAGATTCTCGGCGCGGCCGGCCGCGAGGGCGAGGCGATCGCGGCGTATCGCCGCGGGATCGAGGTCGCCGAGCGTCGCGGCGACCGTCAGGCTGCGAAGGAGATGCAGGTATTCTTGAAGCGGCTGACCCCGCGCGCCTGA
- the azu gene encoding azurin gives MTRAAAFLGLLGLIAAAPAVAQECELTIEGNDQIMYNKKELRVSADCKMVTVTLRHVGMLAANVMGHNWVLTKTEDFMPVAQAGQAAGPPNFVPANDERVIAASAVVGGGEEVSVTFDLSQLEPGGDYTYFCTFPGHFVLMNGKFIIE, from the coding sequence ATGACACGTGCCGCTGCTTTTCTCGGGTTGCTCGGATTGATCGCCGCCGCGCCTGCCGTCGCGCAGGAGTGCGAGCTGACGATCGAGGGCAACGATCAGATCATGTACAACAAGAAGGAGCTGCGGGTCAGCGCCGATTGTAAGATGGTGACCGTCACGCTGCGGCACGTAGGGATGCTGGCCGCGAACGTGATGGGTCACAACTGGGTTTTGACGAAGACGGAAGACTTCATGCCGGTCGCCCAGGCCGGCCAGGCAGCCGGGCCGCCCAACTTCGTCCCGGCGAACGACGAACGCGTGATCGCCGCCAGCGCGGTGGTCGGCGGCGGTGAGGAAGTGTCGGTCACGTTCGACCTCTCGCAGCTGGAGCCGGGGGGCGACTACACGTACTTCTGCACGTTTCCGGGGCACTTCGTGCTGATGAACGGCAAGTTCATCATCGAGTAG
- a CDS encoding cytochrome C oxidase subunit IV family protein: MATTHKEETHGQQHPLSIYLWIWGLLFVFSTGSYLADFLEHGWFRTALIVIFMIIKAGFIVAIFMHMAWERLALIFAILGPPVVLLVLIGLMAVEGDYTLLTRIDFFSAPPPIEAPAEEHH, encoded by the coding sequence ATGGCAACGACCCATAAGGAGGAAACCCACGGGCAACAGCACCCTCTCAGCATCTATCTGTGGATCTGGGGGCTATTGTTCGTGTTCAGCACCGGCTCTTACCTCGCGGATTTTCTCGAGCACGGCTGGTTTCGCACGGCGCTGATCGTCATCTTCATGATCATCAAGGCCGGCTTCATCGTCGCGATCTTCATGCACATGGCCTGGGAGAGGCTCGCGCTGATCTTCGCGATCCTCGGTCCCCCGGTCGTGCTCCTCGTGCTGATCGGCCTGATGGCCGTGGAAGGCGACTACACGCTGCTCACCCGCATCGACTTCTTCTCGGCGCCTCCGCCGATCGAAGCCCCGGCCGAGGAGCACCATTGA
- a CDS encoding cbb3-type cytochrome c oxidase subunit I produces the protein MAYVAIADRDHHLHDPDTFITKYIWSQDHKVIAIQYGSVAIAAGLIALGLSLLMRLQIGFPDTFSFITPYSYYQFVTMHGMIMVIYLLTALFLGGFGNYLIPLMCGARDMVFPYMNMLSFWVYLLSVIVLVASFFAPGGPTGAGWTLYPPQAISEGTPGVDWGIILMLASLAIFIVAFTMGGLNYVTTVLQARCRGMTLMRMPLSVWGIFVATILGLLAFPALLVAAIMMLLDRLIGTSFFMPALLSMGQETGREGGSPILFQHLFWFFGHPEVYIVALPAFGIVSDLLSTHARKNIFGYRMMVWAIVAIGALSFVVWAHHMYVSGMNPYFGFFFATTTLIIAVPTAIKVYNWVLTLWRGDIHFNLPMLWATGFIFTFVHGGLTGLFLGNVTVDLPLSDTYFVIGHFHMVMGVSPVMVLFGAIYHWFPKITGKMANEMLGKIHFWMTFLGTYAIYLPMHYLGILGMPRRYYAYGDTQVLPPSGVLVNESITIAAIIVATAQMIFLINVVYSLRKGKQAESNPWRATTLEWQTPDTPPRHGNWGPKLPVVYRWAYDYSVPGANRDFIPQNEPPRERTAHAT, from the coding sequence ATGGCCTATGTCGCAATCGCCGATCGGGACCACCATCTCCACGACCCCGATACGTTCATCACGAAGTACATCTGGAGCCAGGACCACAAGGTCATCGCGATTCAATACGGAAGCGTCGCGATCGCCGCCGGCCTGATTGCTCTGGGACTGTCGCTGCTGATGCGGCTGCAGATCGGCTTTCCGGACACGTTTTCCTTCATCACGCCGTACAGCTATTACCAGTTCGTGACCATGCACGGAATGATCATGGTCATTTACCTGCTGACGGCGCTGTTCCTCGGAGGCTTCGGCAACTACCTGATTCCGTTGATGTGCGGCGCGCGCGACATGGTGTTCCCGTACATGAACATGCTGAGCTTCTGGGTGTATCTGCTGTCGGTTATCGTGCTCGTCGCGAGCTTCTTCGCACCGGGCGGCCCCACCGGCGCCGGTTGGACGCTGTACCCGCCGCAGGCGATCTCGGAGGGCACGCCGGGAGTCGACTGGGGCATCATTCTGATGCTCGCCTCGCTCGCGATCTTCATCGTCGCGTTCACGATGGGCGGGCTCAACTACGTCACTACCGTGCTCCAGGCGCGTTGTCGCGGCATGACGCTGATGCGGATGCCGCTCTCGGTGTGGGGCATTTTCGTCGCCACGATTCTCGGCCTGCTCGCCTTCCCGGCGCTCCTCGTCGCGGCCATCATGATGCTGCTCGACCGCCTGATCGGCACGAGCTTCTTCATGCCGGCGCTGCTCTCGATGGGTCAAGAGACCGGCAGAGAGGGCGGCAGCCCGATCCTCTTCCAGCACCTCTTCTGGTTCTTCGGCCATCCCGAGGTCTACATCGTCGCGCTGCCGGCGTTCGGGATCGTTTCCGATCTCCTGTCCACGCACGCAAGGAAGAACATCTTCGGCTATCGGATGATGGTGTGGGCCATCGTCGCGATCGGCGCGCTCTCGTTCGTCGTGTGGGCCCACCACATGTACGTGAGCGGCATGAATCCCTACTTCGGATTCTTCTTCGCGACGACGACGCTGATCATCGCGGTGCCGACGGCCATCAAGGTGTACAACTGGGTGCTGACGCTCTGGCGCGGCGACATCCACTTCAACCTGCCGATGCTTTGGGCCACCGGGTTCATCTTCACGTTCGTGCACGGCGGCCTCACGGGCCTCTTCCTCGGCAACGTCACGGTCGACTTGCCGCTGTCGGATACCTATTTCGTGATCGGGCACTTCCACATGGTCATGGGCGTGTCGCCGGTCATGGTGCTGTTCGGCGCCATCTACCACTGGTTCCCGAAGATCACGGGCAAGATGGCGAACGAGATGCTCGGCAAGATCCACTTCTGGATGACCTTCCTCGGCACGTATGCCATCTACCTGCCGATGCACTATCTCGGCATTCTCGGCATGCCGCGCCGCTACTACGCCTACGGCGACACGCAGGTGCTGCCGCCGTCGGGCGTGCTCGTGAACGAGAGCATCACGATCGCGGCGATCATCGTCGCCACGGCACAGATGATCTTCCTCATCAACGTCGTCTACAGCCTGAGGAAGGGCAAGCAGGCGGAGTCGAACCCGTGGCGGGCCACGACGCTCGAATGGCAGACGCCGGACACGCCGCCGCGCCACGGCAACTGGGGGCCGAAGCTGCCGGTGGTCTACCGCTGGGCGTACGATTACAGCGTGCCCGGCGCGAACCGTGACTTCATTCCGCAGAACGAGCCGCCGCGGGAGCGGACGGCGCACGCGACCTGA
- a CDS encoding heme-copper oxidase subunit III family protein — protein sequence MVHEGVSAVADTESAEGWQSIVSDWASDKQTFQVPWGKAMMWIFLLSDTFIFTCFLTSYMNVRISTPVQWPSASEVFPLAIFGNEYPLGLIAIMTFVLITSSGTMALAVNYGYRRDRVRTTALMLITAGFGATFVAMQAFEWTSAILHEGVRPWGNPLGAEQFGASFFMITGFHGLHVSAGVVYLVIVAMRVLRGHYERVGGNYEIVEIAGLYWHFVDLVWVFIFALFYLW from the coding sequence ATGGTGCACGAAGGGGTGAGCGCAGTCGCGGACACCGAATCCGCGGAAGGCTGGCAGAGCATCGTCTCGGACTGGGCGTCGGACAAGCAGACGTTCCAGGTGCCTTGGGGCAAGGCGATGATGTGGATCTTCCTGCTCAGCGACACGTTCATCTTTACGTGCTTCCTCACCTCTTACATGAACGTGCGCATCTCGACGCCCGTGCAATGGCCGAGCGCGAGCGAGGTGTTCCCACTCGCGATATTCGGCAACGAATACCCCCTCGGGCTGATCGCGATCATGACCTTCGTGCTCATCACGAGCAGCGGCACGATGGCGCTCGCGGTGAACTACGGCTATCGGCGCGACCGTGTGAGGACCACCGCGCTGATGCTGATCACGGCCGGATTCGGCGCGACCTTCGTCGCGATGCAGGCGTTCGAATGGACCAGCGCGATCCTGCACGAGGGCGTGCGTCCCTGGGGCAACCCGCTCGGCGCGGAGCAATTCGGCGCCTCGTTCTTCATGATCACCGGGTTTCACGGCCTGCACGTTTCGGCGGGGGTCGTCTATCTCGTGATCGTCGCGATGAGAGTGCTGCGCGGCCACTACGAGCGCGTCGGCGGCAACTACGAGATCGTGGAGATCGCCGGCCTCTACTGGCACTTCGTCGATCTCGTCTGGGTTTTCATTTTCGCATTGTTCTATCTTTGGTAA
- a CDS encoding c-type cytochrome: MALAVVIVLLVVGSLIFHFASPWYFTPLASNWSTVDFTVDVTFWVCGIVFVAVNLFTAYCLIRYRHRRDHKAHYEPESKKLEGGLTAFTALGVAAMLTPGLFVWADFVRVPDGALVVEALGKQWHWSFRFPGGDGVLGRTDVRHMNVDNPFGMDPEDPAGQDDILVARPELHLPVDQPIHMLLRSADVLHNFTVPQFRTKMDLVPGMVTYQWFTPTRAGSYELLCEELCGLAHFAMRGRVVVDETADFDAWLAEQPTYAEVLALPTGDPAAGTATYAVCSACHGPQGEGNQQLNAPRIAGIEPWYLTRQIRHFQEGIRGADPRDIYGAQMAPMARTLASDQMLADVAAYVASLPDPAAADTVIGDPERGRELYATCAGCHGADGQGNWSTNAPRLAGMSDWYLLRQLENFQQGIRGSHASDLYGLQMTLLVNTLRDQQSLQDVVAYINTL, translated from the coding sequence ATGGCTTTAGCCGTCGTAATCGTCCTGTTGGTCGTCGGATCCCTCATTTTCCATTTCGCGAGTCCCTGGTACTTCACCCCCCTTGCGTCGAACTGGAGCACCGTCGACTTCACCGTCGACGTCACGTTCTGGGTCTGCGGCATCGTCTTCGTCGCAGTCAACCTGTTCACCGCCTACTGTCTGATCCGCTACCGTCACCGGCGCGACCACAAGGCTCACTACGAGCCCGAGAGCAAGAAGCTCGAGGGCGGCCTCACGGCGTTCACGGCGCTCGGCGTCGCGGCCATGCTCACGCCGGGCCTCTTCGTCTGGGCCGACTTCGTCCGGGTTCCGGACGGCGCTCTGGTCGTCGAGGCGCTAGGCAAGCAGTGGCACTGGAGCTTCCGATTTCCGGGCGGGGACGGGGTGCTCGGGCGCACCGACGTGCGCCACATGAACGTCGACAACCCGTTCGGCATGGACCCCGAGGACCCGGCCGGGCAGGACGACATCCTCGTGGCCCGGCCGGAGCTTCACCTCCCGGTCGACCAGCCGATCCACATGCTGCTGAGGTCGGCGGACGTGCTGCACAACTTCACGGTGCCGCAGTTCCGCACGAAGATGGACCTCGTGCCCGGCATGGTGACCTACCAGTGGTTCACGCCCACGCGCGCCGGCAGCTACGAGCTGTTGTGCGAGGAGCTTTGCGGCCTCGCGCATTTCGCGATGCGCGGGCGGGTCGTCGTCGACGAGACGGCCGATTTCGACGCTTGGCTCGCCGAGCAGCCGACCTACGCGGAGGTTCTCGCGCTCCCGACCGGCGATCCCGCCGCGGGCACCGCGACGTACGCGGTCTGCAGCGCTTGCCATGGGCCGCAAGGCGAAGGCAATCAGCAACTGAACGCGCCGCGGATCGCCGGCATCGAGCCCTGGTACCTGACGCGCCAGATCCGGCATTTCCAGGAGGGCATCCGCGGCGCCGATCCGCGCGACATCTACGGTGCGCAGATGGCGCCGATGGCGCGCACGCTCGCGAGCGACCAGATGCTCGCCGACGTCGCGGCTTACGTCGCGTCGTTGCCCGACCCGGCGGCGGCTGACACAGTCATCGGCGATCCCGAGCGCGGCCGCGAGCTCTACGCGACGTGCGCCGGCTGCCATGGCGCGGACGGACAGGGAAACTGGAGCACGAACGCACCGCGGCTCGCGGGAATGAGCGACTGGTACCTGCTGCGGCAGCTCGAGAATTTTCAGCAGGGCATTCGCGGGTCGCATGCGAGCGACCTCTACGGCTTGCAGATGACGTTGCTGGTCAACACGCTCCGCGACCAGCAGTCGCTCCAGGACGTGGTCGCTTACATCAACACGTTGTGA
- a CDS encoding cytochrome c oxidase subunit 3 codes for MLSALVIAMLTGITVWWFLVQRLKTKPWMEQGILSGSQEGLTSSAPKVGLWVFLGMVSSLFLVFIGAYIMRKDHGHGGGMQEWVAVDDPSVLWLNTAVLVLASVAMQRARGAAGRANIPAARRSFLAGGALTLVFLVGQLWAWQILASTELYGPETPAYAFFILLTAVHGLHLLGGLAVLARAAHRMRLHVDPSDVVTAAKLRTSVELCTTYWHFLLVVWLALFWLLLST; via the coding sequence ATGCTGAGCGCGCTCGTCATCGCAATGCTCACGGGAATCACCGTGTGGTGGTTCCTCGTGCAGCGCCTGAAGACGAAGCCGTGGATGGAGCAGGGGATTCTTTCGGGGAGCCAGGAAGGGCTCACGTCGTCGGCGCCGAAGGTCGGACTGTGGGTCTTCCTCGGCATGGTGTCGAGCCTGTTTCTCGTCTTCATCGGCGCATACATCATGCGCAAGGATCACGGCCACGGCGGCGGCATGCAGGAATGGGTTGCGGTGGACGATCCGAGCGTGCTGTGGCTCAACACGGCCGTGCTCGTGCTCGCCAGCGTCGCGATGCAGCGCGCACGCGGCGCGGCCGGCCGCGCGAACATTCCGGCCGCGCGCAGGAGCTTCCTCGCGGGCGGGGCGCTGACTCTCGTGTTCCTGGTCGGGCAGCTCTGGGCCTGGCAGATCCTCGCGTCCACCGAGCTCTACGGGCCCGAGACTCCGGCCTACGCCTTCTTCATCCTGCTGACGGCCGTGCACGGCCTGCACTTGCTCGGCGGCCTCGCGGTCCTCGCTCGAGCCGCGCACCGAATGCGGCTGCACGTCGATCCGTCCGACGTCGTCACTGCGGCGAAGCTCCGCACGAGCGTCGAGCTTTGCACGACGTACTGGCACTTCCTGCTCGTCGTATGGCTTGCGTTGTTCTGGCTGCTCCTCTCGACATGA